One Candidatus Poribacteria bacterium DNA segment encodes these proteins:
- a CDS encoding Rpn family recombination-promoting nuclease/putative transposase produces MNIHDSGYKKLFSNRTIFRQLLETFVNQEWVHSLDFDKCEPLDKSFISEHYKETESDLIYKVQFHNREVYIYILIEFQSTVEPFMALRVLNYITNFYMDFLVNNSDVEKLPAVFPIVLYNGSAPWTAPVNLSALIEQNPPLGAFALDFQYFLIAENEYSQEALLKIRNIVSTLFLAESHYDLEVLEAELLNLFSSETDRQAVSLFLNWFRQLAFHGRIESDDYQSLESIYQNEEEVKTMLVTALERERQRFFQAGRAA; encoded by the coding sequence ATGAATATTCACGACAGCGGATATAAGAAACTATTCTCAAATCGAACCATCTTTCGACAACTCCTTGAAACCTTCGTCAACCAAGAATGGGTCCATTCTCTCGATTTCGACAAGTGTGAACCCCTCGATAAATCTTTTATCTCCGAACACTACAAAGAGACCGAGAGCGACTTAATCTACAAAGTCCAGTTTCACAACCGCGAAGTCTATATTTACATCTTGATTGAATTTCAATCCACTGTAGAGCCGTTTATGGCGTTACGGGTGCTGAACTACATCACCAACTTCTACATGGATTTTCTCGTCAATAACAGCGATGTCGAAAAATTGCCGGCAGTCTTTCCAATCGTGCTGTACAATGGAAGCGCGCCGTGGACGGCACCGGTCAATCTTTCGGCGTTAATTGAGCAGAACCCGCCACTCGGTGCATTTGCATTAGATTTTCAGTATTTTCTGATTGCTGAGAACGAATATAGTCAGGAGGCGTTGTTAAAGATCCGAAACATCGTATCGACGTTGTTTTTAGCAGAATCGCATTATGATTTAGAGGTGCTGGAAGCGGAGCTGCTGAATCTATTTTCGTCGGAGACGGATAGACAAGCAGTCAGTCTGTTCTTAAACTGGTTTAGGCAGTTGGCCTTCCACGGACGAATTGAATCTGACGATTATCAGTCATTGGAGTCCATTTATCAGAACGAAGAGGAGGTGAAGACGATGTTAGTCACAGCGTTAGAGAGAGAAAGACAGCGTTTTTTTCAAGCAGGAAGGGCTGCGTGA
- a CDS encoding MOSC domain-containing protein, whose translation MAIQRLSAAQIEAQMDQLAQSPQDLGVLEYIVLRLPDEQRATPQAADVSPDGGLEGDRWARPNSPNPGAQISVMNSRFLRIIAGDDTRMPLAGDNLLIDFDLSEENLPAGTQLQIGTATFEVTDVPHTGCQKFQRRYGKDALEFVNGEIYKSQRLRGLFIRTIEAGKIQVGDSIHKLAITS comes from the coding sequence ATGGCAATCCAGCGTTTATCAGCAGCTCAAATCGAAGCTCAAATGGATCAGTTAGCGCAAAGCCCCCAAGACCTTGGTGTCCTTGAATATATTGTCCTTCGCCTGCCCGACGAACAGCGGGCAACCCCCCAAGCAGCCGATGTTAGTCCCGATGGAGGACTCGAAGGAGATCGCTGGGCACGACCAAACAGTCCCAATCCGGGCGCCCAAATATCTGTGATGAATTCTCGGTTCCTGAGGATAATCGCCGGTGACGATACACGGATGCCCCTTGCCGGCGATAATTTACTCATCGATTTTGATTTAAGTGAGGAGAATCTCCCCGCTGGTACTCAATTACAAATCGGCACGGCTACTTTTGAAGTTACAGATGTCCCACATACCGGTTGTCAAAAGTTCCAACGCCGGTACGGCAAAGATGCACTTGAATTTGTCAACGGAGAGATCTATAAATCTCAACGACTCCGCGGACTGTTTATACGGACAATTGAAGCGGGAAAGATTCAAGTTGGAGATTCTATCCACAAGCTAGCCATTACATCATAA
- a CDS encoding aminotransferase class I/II-fold pyridoxal phosphate-dependent enzyme: MDKIIDLRSDTVTKPTNKMREAMMNAEVGDDCYGEDPSIHRLEALAAEKIGKAAAMYVPTGTMGNTAAIMTHTRAGDYAIMDAECHIYYYEHGNLSSLAGIMPIVMNSADGVPDLDEVEAYLQRDPAKFPKTSLICLENTHNRRGGRAIPLDRMSAVHELAQQYGVPVHLDGARIFNAAHALGVEAREVASRVDSVMFCLSKGLCAPVGSMLAGEEDFIQEARRARKRLGGAMRQSGVLAAAGIVALSEMPDRLGEDHANAKLLAKALSQFDELALNPEDVHSNMVFVNTKPLGISAADFADRVLQHNIKVSVYGPMTVRMVANHDASREDVLYAAEALVDLIKSLGH, translated from the coding sequence ATGGATAAGATTATTGATCTACGAAGTGATACTGTGACCAAGCCGACCAATAAGATGCGTGAAGCGATGATGAACGCAGAGGTAGGTGACGACTGCTACGGGGAAGACCCAAGCATCCATCGTTTGGAAGCGTTGGCGGCTGAAAAGATTGGCAAAGCAGCAGCGATGTACGTGCCGACAGGGACGATGGGGAATACCGCTGCTATCATGACACACACCCGCGCCGGCGACTATGCGATCATGGATGCCGAGTGCCATATCTACTACTATGAACACGGAAATCTGTCCTCATTAGCAGGGATTATGCCGATTGTGATGAACAGCGCGGATGGCGTTCCTGATCTTGATGAGGTAGAGGCTTATCTGCAACGTGATCCCGCCAAATTTCCAAAGACCAGCTTAATCTGTTTGGAGAATACACACAATCGTCGTGGGGGACGCGCTATTCCGTTGGATCGGATGAGCGCGGTTCACGAACTGGCACAGCAGTATGGGGTCCCCGTCCACTTGGACGGCGCCCGCATTTTCAACGCTGCCCATGCGTTGGGCGTTGAGGCTCGTGAAGTCGCAAGCCGTGTCGATTCCGTTATGTTCTGTCTCTCTAAGGGACTGTGCGCTCCTGTTGGGTCGATGCTCGCTGGGGAGGAAGACTTTATCCAAGAAGCACGCCGCGCTCGGAAACGACTCGGTGGTGCGATGCGGCAGTCGGGAGTGCTTGCTGCGGCTGGCATTGTCGCGCTGTCAGAGATGCCGGATCGACTCGGCGAAGACCACGCGAACGCTAAACTCCTCGCAAAAGCGTTGTCCCAATTCGACGAATTAGCCCTGAACCCAGAGGATGTGCATTCCAACATGGTTTTTGTCAATACAAAGCCGCTAGGAATCTCTGCAGCGGACTTTGCAGACCGCGTTCTGCAACACAATATTAAGGTTTCTGTTTACGGACCGATGACCGTCCGAATGGTGGCAAATCACGATGCGAGTCGTGAGGATGTACTGTATGCCGCGGAAGCGTTGGTGGACCTGATTAAATCTCTAGGGCACTAA
- a CDS encoding tetratricopeptide repeat protein, whose amino-acid sequence MARKQEDEAKQDNIKEVEETEETVEEEETESSSLNDEETQDIIEEVEEDHLEFLHDGNNMSFYQANKAYYEDRNYEEAIAEFQAAIEYEKSHPSDPPNAEESEDSEDPTEPPPPNDILAKSMYWMGEAYLKLNQINQALETFGQLSKHHSLHYLAPAAQRRIASLTLDKESGSA is encoded by the coding sequence ATGGCTAGGAAGCAAGAAGATGAAGCAAAACAGGATAATATAAAAGAAGTGGAAGAAACAGAAGAAACGGTAGAGGAAGAGGAGACGGAGAGTTCTTCTTTAAACGATGAAGAGACACAAGACATTATAGAAGAAGTGGAGGAGGATCATTTGGAGTTCCTACATGATGGTAACAATATGAGTTTTTATCAGGCTAACAAGGCATACTATGAAGATCGAAACTACGAAGAAGCCATCGCAGAATTCCAAGCTGCAATTGAATATGAAAAATCACATCCCTCAGATCCCCCAAATGCAGAGGAATCGGAGGATTCGGAGGACCCAACCGAGCCGCCGCCACCGAATGACATCCTTGCCAAATCAATGTACTGGATGGGCGAGGCTTATCTCAAATTGAACCAAATAAATCAAGCCCTTGAAACATTTGGGCAGTTATCAAAGCACCATAGTCTGCATTATCTTGCGCCAGCGGCACAGCGGCGAATCGCCTCGCTGACACTCGATAAAGAAAGTGGGTCCGCATAA
- a CDS encoding tetratricopeptide repeat protein — protein sequence MIFACGALQDQPTIDQYNQFAIKSAELQLWNEAIFRWQHILKIEPQNAKVHNNLGVAYEAAGKIDEAIKAYERATELEPDNKFYRFNYRKCRMQVQRNRVKSPPAEKADPPDQPQPDQDSEQTES from the coding sequence ATGATATTTGCGTGTGGGGCCTTACAGGATCAACCGACGATCGATCAGTATAATCAATTCGCAATTAAATCCGCTGAGTTGCAGCTTTGGAATGAAGCGATTTTCCGCTGGCAGCATATTTTAAAGATTGAACCGCAAAATGCGAAGGTGCACAACAATTTGGGTGTTGCTTACGAAGCCGCGGGCAAGATCGACGAAGCAATTAAAGCGTATGAACGCGCGACAGAATTAGAACCTGACAATAAGTTCTATCGCTTCAACTACAGGAAATGCCGGATGCAAGTCCAGCGCAATCGCGTGAAGTCGCCACCCGCGGAGAAAGCAGATCCGCCAGATCAACCCCAACCAGATCAGGACTCAGAGCAAACCGAATCGTAG
- a CDS encoding transketolase, with translation METSIDVLKQKANNLRIHSLVSTSEAGSGHPTTCLSAADIISALFFRAMRYDPTDARNSNNDRFILSKGHAAPVLYAAWAEAGIISVEDQLTLREIDSDLEGHPTPRLEWVDVATGSLGQGLSIGVGMALNGKYLDQSDYRVYVLMGDGETAEGSVWEAVALAAHRNLNNLIGIVDVNGMGQSEPTMYGFDIDSYCRRFEAFGWQAIGIDGHNFDEILSALDKAKSTEDQPTMIVAKTFKGKGVSSLENKAGWHGKAIPKGEPLDDALKELGPLSKDGNFRIEAAPATAVVEPQIQEMTTPEYQLGEEAATRSGYGSGLAKLGDANPLVVAVDGDVKNSTYAEQFMEKHSDRYFEMFIAEQNLVGTGIGLAKCGKIPFVSTFAAFFTRACDHIRMSAISQTNIKYAGSHCGVSVGEDGPSQMGLEDLAMFRALPGSVVLYPSDAVAAERLVEQAAVHQGIVYIRTSRPPTPTIYTNAEDFPIGGSKVLRSSDDDQVTVIAAGVTLHEALKAYETLKADGISIRVIDLYSVKPIDANTVLDAAAATNNTLVTVEDHYPEGGLNDAVLDAVAPRGVTVHKLAVNGLPRSGKADELLEAHGISAGAIVRKVKEIV, from the coding sequence ATGGAAACTTCCATAGATGTCTTGAAACAGAAAGCCAATAATCTACGCATCCATTCACTCGTATCAACATCAGAGGCCGGATCCGGGCATCCGACAACGTGCTTGTCCGCAGCGGATATTATCTCGGCATTGTTTTTCCGCGCGATGCGGTACGACCCCACAGATGCACGTAACTCAAACAATGATCGTTTCATCCTGTCGAAAGGGCACGCTGCCCCGGTACTCTACGCCGCATGGGCGGAGGCGGGAATCATCTCCGTCGAAGATCAACTAACACTCCGTGAAATTGACAGCGACCTTGAGGGGCATCCCACGCCGCGTTTGGAATGGGTCGATGTCGCCACGGGATCGCTAGGACAGGGATTGTCGATCGGTGTTGGGATGGCTCTCAACGGCAAATATCTAGACCAGTCAGATTACCGCGTTTACGTCCTGATGGGCGATGGAGAGACTGCGGAAGGCAGCGTTTGGGAGGCAGTCGCGCTTGCGGCACACCGCAACCTGAATAATCTGATTGGCATCGTTGATGTCAACGGCATGGGACAGAGCGAACCGACAATGTACGGGTTTGATATTGATTCCTACTGTCGGCGGTTTGAGGCGTTTGGTTGGCAGGCAATTGGAATTGATGGACACAATTTTGACGAGATTCTATCTGCATTAGATAAAGCGAAGTCCACCGAGGATCAGCCGACGATGATTGTGGCGAAAACTTTTAAGGGCAAGGGGGTATCCTCCCTTGAAAACAAGGCTGGCTGGCACGGTAAAGCGATTCCCAAGGGTGAACCGTTGGATGACGCTCTGAAAGAACTGGGGCCTTTAAGTAAAGACGGGAACTTTCGGATTGAAGCAGCCCCTGCAACTGCTGTCGTTGAACCACAAATTCAGGAGATGACAACCCCTGAATATCAACTGGGCGAAGAAGCAGCGACCCGCAGCGGCTACGGCTCTGGACTCGCCAAATTGGGCGATGCGAATCCACTGGTTGTTGCGGTGGATGGCGATGTCAAAAATTCCACCTACGCCGAGCAGTTCATGGAGAAACACAGCGATCGCTATTTTGAAATGTTCATCGCCGAACAGAATCTTGTTGGTACGGGGATTGGACTAGCAAAGTGCGGTAAGATTCCATTCGTCTCGACCTTCGCAGCGTTCTTCACTCGCGCGTGTGATCACATTCGGATGTCTGCGATCTCTCAGACGAACATAAAGTACGCAGGTTCGCACTGCGGTGTTTCGGTCGGTGAAGATGGTCCCTCTCAGATGGGACTGGAAGATCTCGCTATGTTTCGGGCACTCCCCGGATCGGTTGTGCTGTATCCAAGCGATGCCGTCGCGGCGGAACGTTTGGTCGAGCAAGCTGCGGTGCATCAGGGCATCGTCTATATTCGGACCTCCCGTCCGCCGACACCAACAATCTATACAAACGCCGAGGATTTTCCAATTGGAGGTAGCAAGGTACTCCGATCTAGCGACGACGATCAGGTCACTGTTATTGCAGCGGGAGTCACGCTTCACGAAGCGTTGAAGGCGTATGAAACACTGAAAGCGGATGGTATCTCCATCCGTGTCATCGATCTCTATTCGGTCAAGCCGATTGACGCAAACACAGTTCTCGACGCAGCCGCTGCCACCAACAACACGCTCGTAACGGTTGAAGATCACTACCCGGAGGGTGGACTTAACGATGCGGTATTAGATGCGGTCGCCCCCAGAGGGGTCACGGTTCACAAGCTCGCTGTCAACGGGCTGCCGAGATCGGGCAAGGCGGATGAACTTCTGGAAGCACACGGCATCAGCGCAGGAGCAATCGTCCGAAAAGTGAAGGAGATTGTCTGA
- a CDS encoding sugar phosphate isomerase/epimerase, with translation MNLGYSTWGMPTVPIDVAIPHIAQLGFDGMELAVGPRFITELSTLDAAERKRIAGLLKQHNLALPAIAAHSSLMETDPEAHAQNMWRLKGAADLGVELAQGDSLPAINTTSGGQPEEWDSQKQFLAERIGELVEYTQTLGVTVAMEPHIGGLIDTPDKVLELLDLVGSPYLKVNFDISHFDIIGIPTEESVAALAPHSAHTHVKDQRGLAPDFEFLIPGEGPFDYANYLKLMEQHGYDGFITAEVSFMVQAREDYDPLAAATLSYETLSRAFADAGIDRTR, from the coding sequence ATGAACCTCGGTTATAGCACTTGGGGAATGCCCACCGTCCCCATTGATGTCGCAATTCCCCATATCGCACAACTCGGATTTGATGGGATGGAACTAGCGGTCGGCCCCCGTTTCATCACCGAATTGAGTACCCTCGACGCCGCCGAACGCAAGCGAATTGCGGGACTGTTGAAACAACACAACTTGGCACTACCGGCAATCGCCGCGCATTCAAGTTTGATGGAAACCGATCCCGAAGCACACGCACAAAACATGTGGCGACTGAAAGGTGCAGCGGATCTCGGTGTTGAACTCGCTCAGGGAGATAGCCTACCGGCAATCAACACAACATCAGGCGGTCAACCGGAAGAATGGGACAGCCAAAAACAGTTCCTCGCTGAGCGGATCGGAGAACTCGTTGAATATACCCAAACGCTCGGAGTGACCGTTGCAATGGAACCCCACATCGGCGGTCTGATCGATACGCCCGATAAAGTCCTTGAACTCCTCGACCTCGTCGGTTCCCCCTATCTTAAGGTTAACTTTGACATCAGCCACTTCGATATCATCGGTATACCCACCGAGGAGAGCGTCGCTGCCCTAGCGCCACATTCTGCCCATACGCACGTCAAAGATCAGCGTGGACTCGCCCCCGATTTCGAGTTTCTCATCCCCGGCGAAGGTCCGTTCGACTACGCGAACTATCTGAAACTGATGGAGCAGCACGGCTACGACGGGTTCATCACCGCCGAGGTCAGTTTTATGGTGCAAGCTCGCGAAGACTATGACCCACTCGCGGCAGCAACCCTATCCTATGAAACATTATCGCGCGCCTTTGCTGATGCGGGCATTGATCGGACAAGATAG